The bacterium region CTTTCTGGGAGTTTTGGTCTATAAAGAGCAGCTCTCTCAGCTCCAATGGCTGGCTGGAGGCTCCGGCGCTATCGCAGTGTTCATCCTCTCTTTTGCCTACGGGAGACCTCCATGGATCGCGCTACTTATTGCTACGACGTGGGGCCTATATGGGGTTATAAAGAAGCACTTCAACGGTAATGCTCTGGAGTCTCTAGCCGCCGAAACTCTCGTGCTTATGATCCCTGCTCTCGCATTACTCATCTATTTAGGGATCATAGGTAAAGGACAGTTTGGTATCGATTTCAAATCGTCTCTGTTGTTATCAGGAGCGGGAATTGTAACTACCCTCCCACTCCTGATGTTCAATGGCGCAGCTACTCGGCTCCCGCTCTCGATCACCGGGCTACTCCAATACA contains the following coding sequences:
- the rarD gene encoding EamA family transporter RarD, coding for MTTKLDRKGLIYGVSACLIWGFFPLYWPLLRPAFALEILAHRVIWSLLVCVLLLIGQHKFRILMLLVADRRRIWWLVGSSCALSANWLTFIWAVNNNHFTESALGYYINPLVMVFLGVLVYKEQLSQLQWLAGGSGAIAVFILSFAYGRPPWIALLIATTWGLYGVIKKHFNGNALESLAAETLVLMIPALALLIYLGIIGKGQFGIDFKSSLLLSGAGIVTTLPLLMFNGAATRLPLSITGLLQY